A part of Gadus morhua chromosome 17, gadMor3.0, whole genome shotgun sequence genomic DNA contains:
- the LOC115529952 gene encoding E3 ubiquitin-protein ligase TRIM21-like: MDTMGDLHGDNPRANESLMSLRPIPDPARSAQPSGLSLAVERHLSCPICNDLFLDPVTTCCGHSFCNACLNRNASDNSCPTCRQHLSHIPEVNVVLEGLLQDLHQARLEARDQMAEGSAGRPREVVCDVCIGPGARKALKSCLVCLVSYCRAHLEDHDSRNRLRGHRMVAPVENLDDRACPEHGRPLELYCRNSDRCICVLCVEEGWKVVSVEKEWEEKRGQLNYLGVTFQGGITRRQNKLQEIRSSIRVSQDHLRRERTNINGILSSLISYVEIAKRHVLLPMDERSQAVARRAEELKEQLNNKIEELRKNISDLRCISDTEDPIYFLQNFPSTQDLDEENNLTEIALDASTSFGTFRSIIKNLMDEILDKLELLTPIELQRIVRFAVDVKLDPSTAHPRLIVSGDEKEVQDGGGIQVVPRGAQRFDLYSCVLGRNRLTSGKAYWQVEVGDKLGWDLGVTTVTSQRKGKLVFKPDTNYWVIAHYDGDGYAAMTALPKKLALKAKPKMVGVFLDYEEGLVSFYDLTSSLHIFSFTACVFSGELCPYFSPHNELDEGRPLVITAV; the protein is encoded by the exons atggACACCATGGGAGATCTTCACGGGGATAACCCAAGGGCGAATGAAAG CCTCATGTCTCTGCGTCCCATCCCGGACCCGGCCCGTTCCGCGCAGCCCTCGGGCCTGAGCCTGGCCGTAGAGAGGCACCTGAGCTGCCCCATCTGCAATGACCTGTTCTTGGATCCCGTCACCACCTGCTGCGGCCACTCCTTCTGCAACGCCTGCCTGAACCGCAACGCCAGCGACAACAGCTGCCCGACCTGCAGGCAGCACCTCAGCCACATCCCCGAGGTCAACGTCGTGCTGGAGGGACTCCTGCAGGACCTGCACCAGGCCCGGCTGGAGGCCAGGGACCAAATGGCCGAGGGGTCCGCCGGGAGGCCCCGAGAGGTGGTCTGCGACGTCTGTATTGGGCCCGGGGCCCGCAAGGCCCTGAAGTCGTgcctggtgtgtctggtgtcgtACTGCCGGGCCCACCTCGAGGACCACGACAGTAGGAACCGCCTGAGGGGCCACAGGATGGTGGCGCCTGTGGAGAACCTGGACGACAGGGCCTGCCCGGAGCACGGGCGGCCCCTGGAGCTCTACTGCCGCAACAGCGACCGCTGCATCTGCGTCCtctgtgtggaggaggggtggaaggTTGTTTCCGTGgagaaggagtgggaggagaaaAGG GGCCAGCTGAACTACCTCGGGGTTACGTTTCAGGGGGGGATTACGAGACGGCAAAACAAGCTGCAGGAAATCCGTTCCTCGATCAGGGTTTCCCAG GATCACTTACGTAGAGAGAGGACGAATATCAACGGCATTCTGTCATCCCTCATTTCATACGTGGAGATCGCCAAAAGACACGTTCTCCTGCCCATGGACGAGAGGAGTCAGGCGGTGGCGAGGCGGGCCGAGGAATTGAAGGAGCAGCTCAACAACAAGATAGAGGAACTCCGGAAGAACATCTCGGACCTGAGGTGCATTTCTGACACAGAGGATCCTATTTACTTCCTACAG AATTTTCCATCCACCCAGGACCTAGATGAGGAAAACAACCTAACAGAGATAGCACTCGATGCGTCCACCTCCTTCGGCACCTTCCGAAGTATCATAAAAAACCTAATGGATGAAATTCTCGACAAACTGGAGTTATTGACTCCAATCG AACTGCAGAGGATCGTGAGGTTTGCAG TGGACGTGAAGCTAGACCCCAGCACCGCTCACCCACGCTTAATCGTATCCGGTGACGAAAAGGAGGTACAAGATGGCGGCGGGATTCAGGTAGTACCCAGGGGTGCTCAGAGGTTTGACTTGTACTCATGCGTCCTCGGCCGGAACCGACTGACATCCGGCAAGGCCTACTGGCAGGTTGAGGTCGGCGACAAGTTGGGTTGGGATCTAGGCGTAACGACGGTGACCTCTCAACGGAAAGGCAAGCTTGTTTTCAAGCCCGACACCAACTACTGGGTGATAGCGCATTACGATGGTGACGGCTACGCGGCAATGACAGCCCTGCCCAAAAAGCTGGCCCTCAAAGCCAAGCCCAAGATGGTAGGCGTCTTCCTGGATTACGAGGAAGGCCTTGTGTCCTTCTACGACCTGACGTCCTCCTTGCACATATTCTCGTTCACGGCGTGCGTATTCAGTGGCGAGCTCTGCCCCTATTTCAGTCCCCATAATGAGTTGGACGAAGGCCGGCCTCTGGTCATCACTGCGGTGTAG
- the LOC115529953 gene encoding E3 ubiquitin-protein ligase TRIM21-like, whose product MSLRPILDPARSAQPSGLSLPVERHLSCPICNDLFSDPVTTCCGHSFCKACLNCNAIYSDNSCPTCKQHLGRIPDVNVVLKGLLQDLDQARLEARGQMAEGSAGRPREVVCDVCIGPGARRALKSCLVCLMSYCRAHLEGHDSRNRMRGHRMVAPVENLDDRACPEHGRPLELYCRDSGRCICVLCVEEGLEVVSLETMWEEKRVRVLEDLTLMLYSGFIWESKLRCSSFSLKGQLNYLEVTFQGGIARRRNKLQEIRSSIRVSQDHLRSERTDIDGTLSSLISYVENAKRHALLPMDVRSQAAERQAEELKEQLNNEIGELRRNISDLRRISDTEDHIYFLQNYPSTTVLEEENNLTEIALDASTSFGTFRSIRKNLMDEILDKLELLTPIELQRIVKFAVDVRLDPSTAHPCLIISADGTEVQDGGGLQVVPMGSQRFDLYASVLGRNRLTSGKAYWQVEVGDKLGWDLGVTTVTSQRIGRLVFEPDANYWVLTHYDGEGYTAMTAPTKKLALIAKPKMVGVFLDYEDGLVSFYDLTSSSHIFSFTACVFSGELRPYFSPHMSWRKAGLWSSPRCRTSSGMITMLVYTKYTVYVNIENTHGWVSNCVSTHW is encoded by the exons ATGTCTCTGCGCCCCATCCTGGACCCGGCCCGTTCCGCGCAGCCCTCGGGCCTCAGCCTGCCCGTAGAGAGGCACCTGAGCTGCCCCATCTGCAATGACCTGTTCTCGGATCCCGTCACCACCTGCTGCGGCCACTCCTTCTGCAAGGCCTGCCTGAACTGCAACGCCATCTACAGTGACAACAGCTGCCCGACCTGCAAGCAGCACCTAGGCCGCATCCCCGATGTCAACGTCGTGCTGAAGGGACTCCTGCAGGACCTGGACCAGGCCCGGCTGGAGGCCAGGGGCCAAATGGCCGAGGGGTCCGCCGGGAGGCCCCGAGAGGTGGTCTGCGACGTCTGCATTGGGCCCGGGGCCCGCAGGGCCCTGAAGTCGTGCCTGGTGTGTCTGATGTCGTACTGCCGGGCCCACCTCGAGGGCCACGACAGTAGGAACCGCATGAGGGGCCACAGGATGGTGGCGCCTGTGGAGAACCTGGACGACAGGGCCTGCCCGGAGCACGGGCGGCCCCTGGAGCTCTACTGCCGCGACAGCGGCCGCTGCATCTGCGTGCTctgtgtggaggaggggctggaggtTGTTTCCTTGGAGACGATGTGGGAGGAGAAAAGGGTGAGGGTTTTGGAAGATCTCACAT TGATGTTATACTCCGGCTTTATATGGGAGTCAAAATTGAGATGTTCTTCTTTCTCCCTGAAGGGCCAGCTGAACTACCTCGAGGTTACGTTTCAGGGGGGGATTGCGAGACGGCGAAACAAGCTGCAGGAAATCCGTTCCTCGATCAGGGTTTCCCAG GATCACTTACGTAGCGAGAGGACGGATATCGACGGCACTCTGTCATCCCTCATTTCCTACGTGGAGAACGCCAAAAGACATGCTCTCCTGCCCATGGACGTGAGGAGTCAGGCGGCGGAGAGGCAGGCCGAGGAATTGAAGGAGCAGCTCAACAACGAGATAGGGGAACTGAGGAGGAACATCTCGGACCTGAGGCGCATTTCTGACACAGAGGATCATATTTACTTCCTACAG AATTATCCATCCACCACGGTCCTAGAAGAGGAAAACAACCTAACAGAGATAGCACTCGATGCATCCACCTCCTTCGGCACCTTCCGAAGTATCAGAAAAAACCTGATGGATGAAATTCTCGACAAACTGGAGTTATTGACTCCAATCG AACTGCAGAGGATCGTGAAGTTTGCAG TGGACGTGAGGCTAGACCCCAGCACCGCTCACCCATGCTTAATCATATCCGCTGACGGCACGGAGGTACAAGATGGCGGCGGGCTTCAGGTAGTACCCATGGGTTCTCAAAGGTTCGACTTGTACGCATCCGTCCTCGGCCGGAACCGACTGACATCGGGCAAGGCCTACTGGCAGGTTGAGGTCGGCGACAAGTTGGGTTGGGATCTAGGTGTAACGACGGTGACCTCTCAACGGATAGGGAGGCTTGTGTTCGAGCCCGACGCCAACTACTGGGTGCTAACACATTACGATGGTGAGGGCTACACGGCAATGACGGCCCCGACCAAAAAGCTGGCCCTCATAGCCAAGCCCAAGATGGTAGGCGTCTTCCTGGATTACGAGGACGGCCTCGTGTCCTTCTACGACCTGACGTCCTCCTCGCACATATTCTCGTTCACGGCGTGCGTATTCAGTGGCGAGCTCCGCCCCTATTTCAGTCCCCATATGAGTTGGAGGAAAGCCGGCCTCTGGTCATCACCGCGGTGTAGGACCAGCTCTGGAATGATTACTATGCTAGTGTATAccaaatatactgtatatgtaaaCATAGAAAATACACATGGGTGGGTTTCAAACTGTGTCTCCACCCATTGGTAG